TGATAACAGAGTAAAATGGTGGAAGCCACATGGTAGTTATCCAAGTGTTTGCTATAAAATTCTTTCAAGTTTGCTGTGTGTTTGAAAATTTATGTGATAAAATATTGAGAAACAAAGATCACTAATTCAGAAGAAGATGAGTGTTTACAATCCAAACGTAACTGCCGTTCGCAGTTTGGTGCACATTATTTTCTTCCACTTGCATTTCtgagaatatataattttatatagctAAGATGTTACATATACagatttactttcattttttttcactcacTATTGTTTTGGGGTTTCTTTGGCCATAAAAAGTCTTcaatgtgtaattttaaaattaaggtataatttacgtGCGGTAAAATTATCCAATTTAGGATacagtgagttttgacaaatgcatacagtCATCTAGCCACCACCCTAAACAGGCTGAGGAACGATTCCATCATCTCAGAAAATTCCTCTGGCCCCTCTGCGGCCATCCCCCTGTCACATCCGACCCTGGAAACCACTGCTGTGGGTCACTGAACTGGGATCACGGAGCATGTAGCCTTTGACCCTGGCTTCCCTCGCTCAAGCCCCTACATTTGAGCTTCATCTGTATCTTTGCATGTACTGATAATTCATTCCTGCTTATTGGTATGTACTATTCCATTGTGAGCACGTACATTAATgcaaatttaatgtttttaaagactCACTGTGTATGACATGTTCTATTTGCTCATTTCCCTATTTAGATATTTAAGATGTTtcattttttcactattataaataccaTCACAGTGAATATCTTCATACATGAATCATTGTCCTTGATAATTTCTTTAAGGTAGATTCCTGTGAGGGGAATCACAAagttgtatttataaatattttaaagctctcaatacattttgaatacattaaaaagtttttccttgcatttctttatgTGGTTCATTACAAAGTAGACTTAAAACTGCACTGGTGTTTATAATTCTCTCCCCCTACCCCTTTTTTGATATTGTTGCTGTAGAACAGATTCAACGCTTCAGTGTAGTCAGCCTTGGAAATTCTAAATCATGGAGGCCAGCCAGGAGGCGTCGGTGTTCTTGGTGAAGGTCTTGGAAGAGCTGGACAGCAAGCAAAATACCGTCTCCTACCAGGACCTGTGCAAATCCCTGTGCGCCCGCTTTGACCTGTCGCAGCTTGCCAGACTGAGAAGCGTGCTCTTCTACACAGCTTGTCTCGATCCCAATTTTCCAGCCACGTTATTCAAGGACAAGATGAAGTGCTCTGTGAGTAACCAGCAATCAAAGAAGATCATGGTGGCAGCAGACATTGTAACGATGTTCAACCTGATCCGAATGAGCGGGGCTGCCGCCAAGGAGAAGCCACCCGCGGGCCGGCAGGAGGTGCGCCAGAAGGAGGCACCCTTTGAATCGTGCAGCTCAGACATGGAGATCTGTGGCGCAGTCGAGTGTGAGCCCCTGAACTGTGAGCCGGGCGGGCGGCCTTTCAGCCGGGGCTACCCCACCAGGCAGTCGCCCAAGTGCCGGAAGGTGGACTGCAAGGACTGCCCGCAGTTTGTACCTGCGTCTGAGCCCAACTTCCTGTTGGGCGTCAGCAAGGAGATGACACACCGAGCGGCCTCCCTGGACAGGCTGCAGGCCCTGGCCCCCTACTCCGCGGCCAGCCCTCAGCCCTGTGAGATGCAGAGAACCTACTTCCCCACGAACATTGAGACCGAGTCCATCTCCGACCAGGACTCCCTGCCCATCAGCCAGGGCATGAAGGAGACCTTCATTTCCAGCGAGGGGCCGTTCGTGGTCCAGTCCTGTGTCCAGAAAAGGAACATCTTCAAAGAGGATTTTCACAATCTGATGGCGGTGTCCCCCGGTTTGGTTGGCCCTGCTAACAAGGCTGAGCGTGGGGAACCCCAGACCCAGAAGGAGTCCCACAAAGCACCCTTCTTCAATCACAGCTTTGAGATGCCCTACAACAGCCAGTACCTGCATGCCGCGTATTCCCCGGTTTCTGACAAAAGGCGGGCAAAGCACGAAAGCTTGGACGACCTTCAAGCCTCTACCTATTTTGGACCCACTCCAGTGATGGGGACCCAGGAAGCCAGGCGCTGTCCAGGCAGGCCAAGCAAGCAGACCCCCTGGCCAGCCAAAAGCTGGAGTCTAAACACCGAAGAAGTCCCTGACTTTGAACGGTCTTTTTTCAACAGAAATCCCTCTGAGGAGAAGCTATGCTATCCAAGTTCTGGCAGCCGGAGCCCCAGTTTCCCAGCGCCAGACCGGTGCCCCACTTACCTAGCACCAAAGGATCAACAGCCCATCCTCCCCATTGGCTACACGGCAAAACCAAACGGGCTCAAGTGTAAAGAGATCTCGTCCCCTGTTGACCTGGAAAAGCACGAACCAGTCAAGAAGCTTAAAGACAAGAGCACCGGCTGCACCGGCGGGCAGCTCAGCTCAGACACCAGCAGCGTGGGCACCCAGACCGAGCAGCACGCGCTGGAGCCCCAGAAGCGCAAAGACCTGTGTGCCTCGGGGCAGGGCAGGTACAGTGACAGCCGCGTCCTGAAGCAGTCAGATGGCGACTCCGAAATCGCCAGCGACGACATCAGTGACATTTTCCGCTTTCTTGACGACATGAGTCTCAGTGGCTCGACGGGGGTGGTGCAGTCATCCTGCTACAACAGCACAGGGTCCTTGTCGCAGCTTCACAAGTCAGACTGTGACAGTTCCCCAGAGCACAGCCCGACCAAGATCGCCAGCGGGCTCCCTAGTGGCAAGGGAGAAAAGGGCAGCCGGCGAGAATGTGGCCACCACTCAGAAGAGGAACTGAAGACCAGCGTATGCAAACTGGTGCTCAGGATCGGCGAGATCGAACGGAAGCTGGAGTCCCTGTCAGGGGTCCGCGAGGAGATCTCCCAGGTCCTGGGCAAACTGCATAGACTGGATCAGAAGATGCAGCAGCCTGAGAAGGCACGGGTGCCCATCGACGTGAACTCCTTGACGAGCGAGGCCGTGTCTGAT
This genomic interval from Manis javanica isolate MJ-LG chromosome 18, MJ_LKY, whole genome shotgun sequence contains the following:
- the MINAR1 gene encoding major intrinsically disordered Notch2-binding receptor 1 isoform X2 — its product is MEASQEASVFLVKVLEELDSKQNTVSYQDLCKSLCARFDLSQLARLRSVLFYTACLDPNFPATLFKDKMKCSVSNQQSKKIMVAADIVTMFNLIRMSGAAAKEKPPAGRQEVRQKEAPFESCSSDMEICGAVECEPLNCEPGGRPFSRGYPTRQSPKCRKVDCKDCPQFVPASEPNFLLGVSKEMTHRAASLDRLQALAPYSAASPQPCEMQRTYFPTNIETESISDQDSLPISQGMKETFISSEGPFVVQSCVQKRNIFKEDFHNLMAVSPGLVGPANKAERGEPQTQKESHKAPFFNHSFEMPYNSQYLHAAYSPVSDKRRAKHESLDDLQASTYFGPTPVMGTQEARRCPGRPSKQTPWPAKSWSLNTEEVPDFERSFFNRNPSEEKLCYPSSGSRSPSFPAPDRCPTYLAPKDQQPILPIGYTAKPNGLKCKEISSPVDLEKHEPVKKLKDKSTGCTGGQLSSDTSSVGTQTEQHALEPQKRKDLCASGQGRYSDSRVLKQSDGDSEIASDDISDIFRFLDDMSLSGSTGVVQSSCYNSTGSLSQLHKSDCDSSPEHSPTKIASGLPSGKGEKGSRRECGHHSEEELKTSVCKLVLRIGEIERKLESLSGVREEISQVLGKLHRLDQKMQQPEKARVPIDVNSLTSEAVSDESASPRVFRAHGSSRRPKPESASEWCRSDASGSNSESLRAKALKRSLFPRPSSRSLTEENSATESKIASISNSPRDWRTITYTSRGALGEEEVKDRGPGDSKDWHRKPKEVDRPYDIPPQHRLPRQCKDSFLVEQVFSPQPNPTSLKAHVKSSPLYTDMRLTELAEVKRGQPSWTVEEYARNAGDKGKLTALDLQRSIQASCGE
- the MINAR1 gene encoding major intrinsically disordered Notch2-binding receptor 1 isoform X1, whose amino-acid sequence is MEASQEASVFLVKVLEELDSKQNTVSYQDLCKSLCARFDLSQLARLRSVLFYTACLDPNFPATLFKDKMKCSVSNQQSKKIMVAADIVTMFNLIRMSGAAAKEKPPAGRQEVRQKEAPFESCSSDMEICGAVECEPLNCEPGGRPFSRGYPTRQSPKCRKVDCKDCPQFVPASEPNFLLGVSKEMTHRAASLDRLQALAPYSAASPQPCEMQRTYFPTNIETESISDQDSLPISQGMKETFISSEGPFVVQSCVQKRNIFKEDFHNLMAVSPGLVGPANKAERGEPQTQKESHKAPFFNHSFEMPYNSQYLHAAYSPVSDKRRAKHESLDDLQASTYFGPTPVMGTQEARRCPGRPSKQTPWPAKSWSLNTEEVPDFERSFFNRNPSEEKLCYPSSGSRSPSFPAPDRCPTYLAPKDQQPILPIGYTAKPNGLKCKEISSPVDLEKHEPVKKLKDKSTGCTGGQLSSDTSSVGTQTEQHALEPQKRKDLCASGQGRYSDSRVLKQSDGDSEIASDDISDIFRFLDDMSLSGSTGVVQSSCYNSTGSLSQLHKSDCDSSPEHSPTKIASGLPSGKGEKGSRRECGHHSEEELKTSVCKLVLRIGEIERKLESLSGVREEISQVLGKLHRLDQKMQQPEKARVPIDVNSLTSEAVSDESASPRVFRAHGSSRRPKPESASEWCRSDASGSNSESLRAKALKRSLFPRPSSRSLTEENSATESKIASISNSPRDWRTITYTSRGALGEEEVKDRGPGDSKDWHRKPKEVDRPYDIPPQHRLPRQCKDSFLVEQVFSPQPNPTSLKAHVKSSPLYTDMRLTELAEVKRGQPSWTVEEYARNAGDKGKLTALDLQTQESLNPNNLEYWMEDIYTPGYDSLLKRKEAEFRRAKVCKIAALVAAAACTVVLVVVVPICTLRS